CAAAAGCTTTTTGATTATATTGTTGCTTTTTTATGAGAGGTAATTTTATATCATTTGCTAAAGAAAAATACAAAGACAAACTGTCTTTTGTAGAAGAATTAGATGAAATTCCTTCTTTTTCCTTATTACAACCAAAAAAAAGTAATATGAGAAGTAGTGATATTATATGTATATGTTTCAATAGAATTTCTTTATTTTAATCAAAAATACTAAAATAAAATACTATTAATATAAAAAAGGCTACCAAAAAAATGATAGCCTTCTTATTATTTAAAGGAATTATATATTATTAATTAGTCAACTTTTCTATTTCCTCCTACACTACTTCCTCCTACCAAATCAACTTTTCTGTTTCCTCCTACACTGCTTCCTCCCACCAAATCAACTTTTCTGTTTCCTCCTACACTGCTTCCTCCTACTAAATCAACTTTTCTATTTCCTCCTACGCTACTTCCACCTACTAAGTCAATTGAAGAGTTATTATTAGAGCTTACGGTAACTGTTTCAGGGGCAGTAAATGATGTTAATATCATCATTAATGAAAATAATCCGAATGTTAAAATTGCTTTTTTCATAATATTGGGGTTTTATGTTTTTATGTTTCTATCTTACACTTAAGTGAATTGTTTCGAGCAAATCACATTGTAAAACTACATAGTGTTCCCAGATTTATATCAGAAAATAAGGCGTTTATGGTGGAATGATGCCGTTTGATAGTGAATGACTGTCAAATTCAGGTGAATGGACCTTTTTTAAATTTCTATGTAATTTCCGTTAGAAAACTCTGAAATCACAAGATCAACATTTGACTTATACGATTTAGAAAACGGTATTTTGACAGTAGTATTTTTAATGTAACATACCGCATTTCCAGTGTGTATTCTGGAAATATAATTGCGGTTTACTATATAGCTGTTATGAATTCTAATAAAAGGAGCAGAAAGAATACTCTCAAAATGTTTCAATGTTTTGAAAGCTGTAATCATTTCGCCATTATTCAAGTATATATCCGTTGAATTATTATCGGCTTGAAAATAGCAAACATCTTTAGCGTCGATATACCTATAGTCACCGTATGATTTTATGCAGAGAATAAGAGGTTTTTCTTCGCTTTTTGTTTCTACTTCCACAACGGAAATAGGCTTCTCATCAACAACAGCTACTCTAGAAATTGGCGCTTCCGGTTCTGTATTGGATTTATTTAACTTTAAAATTGACTTGACTAAATCAATTCGATTTAATGGCTTTAATAAATAATCTGCAACTTCATATCCTATTGACTCAAATGCTAATTCTTTTTTGCTAGTAGTAACAATAATTCTAGGCACTATTTTCAAATAGCGGTATAGCTCATTGATAAGCAGTAACGATAAATTACTTTTTTTATCCGCTGGATCAATTTCTAGGAAAACTAAATTTGGGGTATGTTCCAATATAAGGTTAAGGCCTTCTTCATAATTATGAGCTGTTGCCAAAAAAGTAAGCTCTGAAAAACTATCAGCTACTGCTTTTGTTTTCAAAACACTTTCTTGATCGTCGTCAATAATAATGTACGAATAATTCATCCGCGGCTTTTCCTATTTGGTTTATTACATCGCAAAATGCTATACTTGCAATTTTCATTGAGGAATTTTATGTGCTTTTTTAGAAAAACTACATACTCAACAAGCTAAAAATAAACATTTAACATTTTTTTCATGTGAGTTGTTAACACATTTCAAACTAATGTTAATACATTAAGATGAAGTACAAATAAATCCGACGAAATGCACAATTAGCACTCTTGAAAAACATACAAATATGCTGTTTTCTCATCAAAAAAATCATGTAAGTACCTGAATCCCTTCATGCTTTTACAATAAAAATAAACTCACAAATAGAAAAAAAATTAAAAACAAGACAGCAAGAAAACTAACCCTAAAAAGGTTATATTGAACCTATTTTAAACAAAAAAAAGCTTCTCAAATGAGAAGCTTTTTTTGTTATTTTAGAAAACATAATTACATTTTCATCAACCAATTTTTCATCGAAACTTCGTTTTCAATAATTGATTTCAAATCGGTGATTTTTACACGATCTTGTTTCATTGTATCTCTATGACGAATAGTTACCGTTTGGTCTTCTATAGTTTGGTGGTCAACCGTAATACAAAAAGGAGTTCCTAACGCATCTTGTCTTCTGTAACGTCTTCCTACCGCGTCTTTTTCATCATAAGCCACATTGAAATCCCATCTCAAATCATCAATAATTTGATTCGCGATTTCTGGCAATCCATCTTTTTTAACTAATGGCAAAATAGCAGCTTTTGTAGGTGCTAAAACTGCTGGTAATTTAAGAACTGTTCTTGTTGAACCATCTTCTAATGTTTCTTCTTTTAATGAAGTTGCAAAAACCGCCAAAAACATTCTGTCTAATCCTACTGAAGTTTCTACTACATAAGGAACATAATTCTGATTCAATTCGGCATCAAAATACTGTAATTTTCTACCTGAATATTGTTCGTGTGCCTTTAAGTCAAAATCTGTTCTAGAGTGAATTCCTTCTAATTCTTTGAAGCCAAAAGGAAAATTAAACTCAATATCAGCTGCTGCATTAGCATAATGAGCTAGTTTTTCGTGGTCATGAAAACGGTAATTTTCTTTTCCTAAACCTAGCGACAAATGCCATTTCAAGCGAGTTGTTTTCCAATGTTCATACCATTGCATTTCTTCGCCTGGACGTACAAAAAATTGCATTTCCATTTGTTCAAACTCACGCATACGGAAAATAAATTGTCTCGCTACGATTTCGTTTCTAAAAGCTTTTCCGGTTTGAGCAATTCCAAAAGGAATTTTCATTCTTCCTGATTTTTGTACATTCAAGAAATTTACAAAAATCCCTTGTGCCGTTTCCGGACGCAAATATAAATCCATTGCCGTATCAGCAGATGCTCCTAATTTTGTACCAAACATCAAATTGAATTGACGCACTTCGGTCCAGTTTCTAGATCCAGATTCTGGACAAGCAATTTCTAATTCTTCAATTAACGCTTTTACATCTTCTAAATCTTCGTTACCTAAAGAACGTGCCATTCTTTCCAGAATTTCTCTTTCTTTAGCTTTATATTCCATCACTCGGGCATTTGTAGTGACAAATTCCTGCTCATTGAAAGCATCTCCAAAACGAGCACGTGCTTTTTCGATTTCTTTGATTGCTTTTTGATTCAGCTTTTCGGCATAATCTTCAATCAAAACATCAGCTCTATATCTTCTTTTCGAATCTTTGTTATCAATTAATGGATCGTTGAAAGCATCCACGTGACCAGATGCTTTCCAAGTAGTTGGATGCATCAATATTGCCGCGTCAAGACCTACAATGTTATTGTTCATTTGAACCATTGCTTTCCACCAATATTCGCGTATGTTCTTTTTTAATTCTACACCGTTTTGTGCATAATCATAAACTGCACTTAAACCATCGTATATTTCGCTTGACGGAAAAATAAATCCGTATTCTTTTGCATGCGAAACTACATTCTTAAATAAATCTTCTTGTTTTGCCATAATGATGCAAAAATATAAAAAGTGTCCTTAAAAAAAAGAAAATAGTTGAAGTTTGAAGCATTCATTTCCTTATTTTTATAAATAAATCCTTGATTATATGTTCAAAAGCTTTATAAATCTATTTTTTCCTCCTGTTTGTTCAGGTTGTAGAGCCATGCTATTATCTAATGAAAATGTAATTTGTACTGTTTGCAGACATGAAATACCTCTAACTAATCATTATTTAAACAAAGAGAACGAAGCTTTCAAAAAGTTTTATGGAAAAGTTCCTATTGAACACGCTTCGGCCTTGCTTTATTTTCACAAAAAAGGGATTGTTCAAGAAATGATTCATAGCCTTAAATATCGTGGTCATCAAGAAATTGGAACTATTATTGGAGAATGGTATGCTGAAGATTTAAAAAATGCGGCTGTAATACAAAGTGTTGATGCTATTATTCCTGTTCCTCTTCATAAAAAAAGAATGAAAGAAAGGGGATACAATCAGGTTACAAATTTTGGGATTGCATTATCTGAAAATTTAAAAATTCCATACCAAGCGAATCTCCTTCAACGAAATGTATATTCAAAAACGCAGTCTAAGAAAAATCTCTTGGGAAGGACAGAAGGAATCGACGCTCTTTTTGATGTTTCTTTTACAGAAAATGACCATAATAAACATTTCCTTTTAATTGACGATGTCATAACAACGGGAGCAACATTAGAAGTCTGCACTAGAGCTTTACTTAAAATTCCCGGGGCTAGAGTCAGTATTGCATGCATGGCAATGGCGCAATCCTAAATGCATTATTATAAAAAATACTTGGTCCATTTACACATTTAATGAAATTATAACAAAATAGTGTTTCCTATTATAAAGTTAAATGTCTAATTTTGAATAAATTTTATAAATCACTAAAAAGATATATCATGGCTTTTGAATTACCACAATTACCTTATGCATACGATGCATTAGAACCTTATATTGATGCAAGAACGATGGAAATCCACCATACAAAACATCACAATGCTTACACAACCAATCTTAATGCTGCTATTGCAGGAACAGATATGGAAGGAAAGACTATTGAAAATATTTTAATCAATCTTGATATGAAAAACGCTGCTGTTAGAAACAATGGTGGAGGTTTTTACAATCACAACTTATTTTGGACTGTTATGTCACCAAATGGTGGTGGACTACCAACAGGAGATTTATTAGCAGCTATTGAAAGTGCTTTTGGTTCTTTTGAAGAATTCAAAGCTAAATTTGCTAAAGCTGGAGCAACTCAGTTTGGTTCAGGATGGGCTTGGTTATGTGTTCACAAAGGTGGTAAATTAGACGTATGTGGAACTCCAAATCAAGACAATACATTAATGCCAGGTGTAGGCTGTGGAGGAACTCCTATCTTAGGAATGGATGTTTGGGAACACGCTTATTACTTACATTATCAAAACAGAAGACCTGATTATATCGAAGCTTTTTTCAACTTAATCAACTGGACAGAAGTTAACAGAAGATTTGTTTTAGAAAAATAATCTTTCTTTATACAAAAAAGAGCCCATTTTATAAATGGGCTCTTTTTTTATGTTTTAAATTCAAATTTTTCAGTTTATTCCAATAAAAAAGATGGAATTTCTTCCACCTTTTTTGCCCCAAATCTACCATAAACTTAACCTACTAATGTTAATGGTAGACCAAAAGTATAATAGTCCTTGTTATAAAAAAAATTTCTTAGACAAACAACCTATTTTGTCGACTAATGGCGTTATTTGTTAACTAGTATGCTCTAGCGTCTTTACCTTCATAAAAATTCATAAATGCACGATTCACTACACGATTTCCTCCTGGTGTAGGATAATCTCCTGTAAAGTACCAATCTCCTAAGTTTTTTGGACAGGCAATATGCAAATCTTCAACTGTTTGGAAAATTATTTTAACCTCGGCATTAATTTCAGGTGAACTTAGCATTTCTGCAATTTTATTTGAAATCTCTTGTGGTTGAAAAGGTTCGTATATTGCCGTAACATAATTCACAACTTCATCATCTTTGAAGTTTTCTTGTGATTTACACTTTGCGTATACTTCGTCAACTATATGGTATAGATTTCTTTCTTTTAACAATTCTAATGCCGCTCTAAACGCAACCAATCCTTCTAATTTTGCCATGTCAATACCATAACAATCAGGATAGCGAATTTGAGGTGCCGAAGAAACAATTACAATTCGTTTTGGTTTCAAACGATCCATCATTTTGATGATACTCATTTTCAAGGTAGTTCCTCGCACGATACTATCATCAATAATAACTAAATTATCGGTTGGTTTTATCACTCCATAAGTAACATCATATACGTGAGCAACTAAATCATCACGACTACTATCCTCAGTTATAAAGGTTCTTAGTTTAGCATCTTTTATAGCTACTTTTTCTGTTCGTATTTTTACCTTAAGCAACTCTTGTAAAGTTTCTTTAGTTAAGGTATTTCTGTTTTCAAGTATATAGTTGTTTTTTCTTTGATTCAAGAAATCTTGAGCCGCTTCAACTAATCCGTAGAAAGATGTTTCTGCCGTATTTGGTATATAAGAAAACACTGTATTATCAGTATCTTGATCTATAGATTCTAAAACTGCAGGTAAAATTAATTTCCCTAAATTTTTTCTTTCTTGATAAATCTCCGCATCACTTCCTCTTGAAAAATAAATACGTTCAAAAGAACATGCTTTTTTAACCGTTGGTGGAAGAATTTCTTTCATCGAAACTGTTCCGTTTTTCTTGATTATTAAAGCATTTCCTGGTTCTATTTCTTGAACTTTTTCAAATGGAACATTAAAAACGGTTTGAATTACTGGTCTTTCAGAAGCTACTACTACAACTTCATCATCTTGATAAAAATATGCTGGACGTATTCCTGCTGGATCTCTAAATACAAAAGCATCTCCATGCCCTAGAAGTCCTGCCATAGCATACCCTCCATCAAGGTTTTTTGAGGCTCTTGTCAAGATTCTTGCAACATCTAATTTTTCAGCAATTACTGGTGAAGCTTCTCTTTTATTTAAACCTGCATTTTTACATTCTTGGTACAAGTCGGTTACCGCATTATCAAGGAAATGTCCAATTTTTTCCATAACTGTAACTGTATCCGCCATTTCTTTTGGATGCTGTCCTAATTCAACTAAACTTTGAAAAAGCTCTTTTACATTAGTCATGTTAAAGTTTCCAGCCAAAATCAAATTCCTGTGCATCCAGTTATTTTGACGCAAAAACGGGTGAACACTTTCAATACTATTTTTTCCAAAAGTTCCGTAACGAACATGTCCTAAAAACAACTCTCCTATATAAGGTATGTTTGCTTTTTGAAGTGCAACATCATCTGCATACTCTGGATTTGCAGCCATTTCCTCATTGATTCTCTCATTAATTTGAGCAAAAACATCTTGTATAGGCTGTGCATGATTAGAACGCACACGACTGATATAACGCTCTCCTGGTTCTACATCTAATTTTATACTTGCAAAACCTGCTCCATCTTGTCCTCGGTTGTGTTGCTTTTCCATAAGGAGATACATTTTTTGTATCCCGTAAAAAGCACTTCCATACTTTTCTTTGTAAAACTCAAGTGGTTTAAGTAATCGGACTAAGGCTATTCCACATTCGTGTTGTAAAGCATCGCTCATTGTGTTCTTGTATTGTAGGTTGTATTATGTGTTTTTTATAACAAATTCAGAATCTATTTTTAAAATTCAGAATCTGTGGGTGTCATTAAATAAAAAATGCCTCAAAAAATTGAGACATTACTTTATTATAATTCAACATCAAATTGGGTCAAAGATTTAAATTGTTGCAATCTTGACACTACTTCGCTTTTGTCTAAATCAATCATTCTATCAGTTCCAAATTTCTCCACACAAAAGGAAGCTAAATTAGAACCATATATTACTGCGTTTTTCATATTATCAAAAGATACATTTTCACTTTGGGCAATATATCCTGTAAATCCTCCTGCAAAAGTATCTCCTGCACCAGTTGGATCAAAAACATCTTCTAATGGCAAAGCTGGAGCAAAGAACACCTCTTTATCATGAAACAAAAGTGCTCCATGTTCTCCTTTTTTGATAACCACATATTTAGGTCCCATTTGATGAATTTTAGCAGCAGCTTTTACCAATGAGTATTCGCCCGAAAGTTGTCTTGCTTCTTCATCATTAATTGTAATTACATCTACTCGCTTCATTACGTCAAGTAATTCAGGTAAAGCACAATCCATCCAGAAGTTCATCGTATCTAAAACAATTAATTTTGGTTTAGACTCCATTTGATCAATCACACTGCTTTGTACTAATGGATGTAAATTTCCTAGCATTACTACATCAGCATTTTTAAAATCCTGAGGTACCTTTGGTTGAAAATCAGCCAAAACATTAAGCTCGGTTGCTAATGTATCTCTTGAATTCAAATCATTATGATATCTTCCGCTCCAAAAAAATGTTTTACCTCCTTTAACTACTTCAAGACCTGAAATATCAATGTTTCTAGAGGTTAATAAATCTAAATATTCTTGAGGAAAATCATCGCCAACTACAGAAACTATAGCAGATTTCAAATTAAAAAAAGAAGCTGAAAGACCTATGTAAGTACCTGCACCACCTAAAATTTTATCTGTTTTCCCAAAAGGGGTTTCAATTGCGTCGAAAGCTACGGTTCCAACAATCAATAATTTATTCATTTTTTGAATTTCGAATTAAGGCGCAAAGATAGTTCATAAGTTACGAAATTGCAAAGAGTATTAAGTGTAAAGTTTTCTTAATTTATAACGCTGTAAATTAACAATTTAGAATAATTTATTTTCTTCTTTTTCGTAAAAAGAATCTATAGAAAGTTGCTTTTGAACCGAAGCCATTACGGCTAATTCGTCACATCTTTCGTTTTGAGGATGATTGTTGTGTCCTTTAATCCATCTAAAATCAACTTGGTGTTTTCTATAAACAATAAGAAAGCGTTTCCACAAATCTGGATTTTTTTTGCCTACATAACCTTTTTTCTCCCAACCAAAAACCCATTTTTTTAAAACAGAATCAACCACATATTTAGAATCTGAAACTACCAAAACTTTTGTATTGGAATTTTTAAGCTTTTCAAGACCAACAATTACAGCTAATAATTCCATTCTATTATTAGTTGTATATCGGAAACCCTCATAAAATTCTTTTTTATAGGGTTTTCCTACCCATTCCATAACTACACCATATCCGCCAGGACCTGGATTGCCCTTCGCTGCACCATCAGTGTAAATATGTACGTCGTGTTCCAAAATAAAATAGGTTAAAGTTTATTAGTCAACCATTTTTCAATAATCAAAGGGAAATTCTCTTGCTCTAATTCGTGAATCTTAGCCGCTACATCTTCTGGAGTATCTGAATCTATTAAAGCTACTTTTTTCTGAAAAATAATATTTCCTTCATCATAATTTTCATTAACATAATGAATTGTAATCCCCGTTTCCTTTTCTTTATTTTCAACTATTGCTCTATGAATATGCATGCCATACATACCTTTTCCTCCATATAAAGGCAATAAGGCTGGATGAATATTTAGTATTTGATCTGGATAAGCTTCGATAATATCTTGAGGGAATTTTAATAAAAACCCAGCTAAAACAATCAAATCTGGTTTTATTTCATTAATTTTTTGAAGTACTTTTCCTTCAAAAAGGTCTGATTTAGAGAAAATTTCTGTTGGAATTTGATGATTTTTAGCTCTATCAATCACTTTAGCATTCGCATTATTTGTAAAAACACTAACTACTGATGCCATTTTAGTTGCAGCAAAGTGTTTTATAATATTTTCAGCATTAGTACCCGATCCTGAAGCAAAAACGACTATTTTTTTCATAACCTACCCTATTTTATTATGCAAAAAAAGGGATAAAAAATGAAAATAAATAACATTCGGAAGTCTTTGTTAAAATAAATTTCATAAATTAGTTCACACATTTATTAACTAAATAGTTGTTTTAAAATAAAGTTTTTTATTTTTGCCAACAAATTAAATTCTAAAATTAAAGATTATGTCAGACATTGCATCAAGAGTAAAAGCGATTATCGTAGACAAATTAGGTGTTGACGAAAACGAAGTTGTAACAGAAGCAAGCTTCACTAATGATTTAGGAGCTGACTCATTAGACACTGTAGAGCTTATCATGGAATTCGAAAAAGAATTTGACATTCAAATTCCAGACGATCAAGCAGAAAACATTGCTACTGTAGGTCAAGCAA
Above is a window of Flavobacterium sp. 123 DNA encoding:
- the purN gene encoding phosphoribosylglycinamide formyltransferase, which encodes MKKIVVFASGSGTNAENIIKHFAATKMASVVSVFTNNANAKVIDRAKNHQIPTEIFSKSDLFEGKVLQKINEIKPDLIVLAGFLLKFPQDIIEAYPDQILNIHPALLPLYGGKGMYGMHIHRAIVENKEKETGITIHYVNENYDEGNIIFQKKVALIDSDTPEDVAAKIHELEQENFPLIIEKWLTNKL
- a CDS encoding PfkB family carbohydrate kinase → MNKLLIVGTVAFDAIETPFGKTDKILGGAGTYIGLSASFFNLKSAIVSVVGDDFPQEYLDLLTSRNIDISGLEVVKGGKTFFWSGRYHNDLNSRDTLATELNVLADFQPKVPQDFKNADVVMLGNLHPLVQSSVIDQMESKPKLIVLDTMNFWMDCALPELLDVMKRVDVITINDEEARQLSGEYSLVKAAAKIHQMGPKYVVIKKGEHGALLFHDKEVFFAPALPLEDVFDPTGAGDTFAGGFTGYIAQSENVSFDNMKNAVIYGSNLASFCVEKFGTDRMIDLDKSEVVSRLQQFKSLTQFDVEL
- a CDS encoding glycine--tRNA ligase encodes the protein MAKQEDLFKNVVSHAKEYGFIFPSSEIYDGLSAVYDYAQNGVELKKNIREYWWKAMVQMNNNIVGLDAAILMHPTTWKASGHVDAFNDPLIDNKDSKRRYRADVLIEDYAEKLNQKAIKEIEKARARFGDAFNEQEFVTTNARVMEYKAKEREILERMARSLGNEDLEDVKALIEELEIACPESGSRNWTEVRQFNLMFGTKLGASADTAMDLYLRPETAQGIFVNFLNVQKSGRMKIPFGIAQTGKAFRNEIVARQFIFRMREFEQMEMQFFVRPGEEMQWYEHWKTTRLKWHLSLGLGKENYRFHDHEKLAHYANAAADIEFNFPFGFKELEGIHSRTDFDLKAHEQYSGRKLQYFDAELNQNYVPYVVETSVGLDRMFLAVFATSLKEETLEDGSTRTVLKLPAVLAPTKAAILPLVKKDGLPEIANQIIDDLRWDFNVAYDEKDAVGRRYRRQDALGTPFCITVDHQTIEDQTVTIRHRDTMKQDRVKITDLKSIIENEVSMKNWLMKM
- a CDS encoding ComF family protein — encoded protein: MFKSFINLFFPPVCSGCRAMLLSNENVICTVCRHEIPLTNHYLNKENEAFKKFYGKVPIEHASALLYFHKKGIVQEMIHSLKYRGHQEIGTIIGEWYAEDLKNAAVIQSVDAIIPVPLHKKRMKERGYNQVTNFGIALSENLKIPYQANLLQRNVYSKTQSKKNLLGRTEGIDALFDVSFTENDHNKHFLLIDDVITTGATLEVCTRALLKIPGARVSIACMAMAQS
- a CDS encoding acyl carrier protein encodes the protein MSDIASRVKAIIVDKLGVDENEVVTEASFTNDLGADSLDTVELIMEFEKEFDIQIPDDQAENIATVGQAISYIEEAKK
- a CDS encoding 3-oxoacyl-ACP reductase, translating into MKKAILTFGLFSLMMILTSFTAPETVTVSSNNNSSIDLVGGSSVGGNRKVDLVGGSSVGGNRKVDLVGGSSVGGNRKVDLVGGSSVGGNRKVD
- a CDS encoding superoxide dismutase, whose product is MAFELPQLPYAYDALEPYIDARTMEIHHTKHHNAYTTNLNAAIAGTDMEGKTIENILINLDMKNAAVRNNGGGFYNHNLFWTVMSPNGGGLPTGDLLAAIESAFGSFEEFKAKFAKAGATQFGSGWAWLCVHKGGKLDVCGTPNQDNTLMPGVGCGGTPILGMDVWEHAYYLHYQNRRPDYIEAFFNLINWTEVNRRFVLEK
- the rnhA gene encoding ribonuclease HI encodes the protein MEHDVHIYTDGAAKGNPGPGGYGVVMEWVGKPYKKEFYEGFRYTTNNRMELLAVIVGLEKLKNSNTKVLVVSDSKYVVDSVLKKWVFGWEKKGYVGKKNPDLWKRFLIVYRKHQVDFRWIKGHNNHPQNERCDELAVMASVQKQLSIDSFYEKEENKLF
- a CDS encoding LytTR family DNA-binding domain-containing protein, with amino-acid sequence MNYSYIIIDDDQESVLKTKAVADSFSELTFLATAHNYEEGLNLILEHTPNLVFLEIDPADKKSNLSLLLINELYRYLKIVPRIIVTTSKKELAFESIGYEVADYLLKPLNRIDLVKSILKLNKSNTEPEAPISRVAVVDEKPISVVEVETKSEEKPLILCIKSYGDYRYIDAKDVCYFQADNNSTDIYLNNGEMITAFKTLKHFESILSAPFIRIHNSYIVNRNYISRIHTGNAVCYIKNTTVKIPFSKSYKSNVDLVISEFSNGNYIEI
- a CDS encoding amidophosphoribosyltransferase, which translates into the protein MSDALQHECGIALVRLLKPLEFYKEKYGSAFYGIQKMYLLMEKQHNRGQDGAGFASIKLDVEPGERYISRVRSNHAQPIQDVFAQINERINEEMAANPEYADDVALQKANIPYIGELFLGHVRYGTFGKNSIESVHPFLRQNNWMHRNLILAGNFNMTNVKELFQSLVELGQHPKEMADTVTVMEKIGHFLDNAVTDLYQECKNAGLNKREASPVIAEKLDVARILTRASKNLDGGYAMAGLLGHGDAFVFRDPAGIRPAYFYQDDEVVVVASERPVIQTVFNVPFEKVQEIEPGNALIIKKNGTVSMKEILPPTVKKACSFERIYFSRGSDAEIYQERKNLGKLILPAVLESIDQDTDNTVFSYIPNTAETSFYGLVEAAQDFLNQRKNNYILENRNTLTKETLQELLKVKIRTEKVAIKDAKLRTFITEDSSRDDLVAHVYDVTYGVIKPTDNLVIIDDSIVRGTTLKMSIIKMMDRLKPKRIVIVSSAPQIRYPDCYGIDMAKLEGLVAFRAALELLKERNLYHIVDEVYAKCKSQENFKDDEVVNYVTAIYEPFQPQEISNKIAEMLSSPEINAEVKIIFQTVEDLHIACPKNLGDWYFTGDYPTPGGNRVVNRAFMNFYEGKDARAY